In Erigeron canadensis isolate Cc75 chromosome 1, C_canadensis_v1, whole genome shotgun sequence, a single window of DNA contains:
- the LOC122610411 gene encoding fruit protein pKIWI502 yields the protein MSLTTSTFSLISPNTHPHHSSHAPHHTKSFPMATVFRRQLNHILRGRQSLSITAAVRQQQPDTTLWTPARLATVKPAAESLFHVSIDVSDAADVASSYTVAGQYLQVRIPDVEKPSFLAIASPPEVAYKNGVFEFLIKSIAGSTAELLCELGKGDVVELSPVMGKGFDTDQISPPENYQSVFIFATGSGISPIRSLIESGFSADKRSDVRLYYGARSLQRMAYQDRFKAWESAGVTIVPVLSQPDESWAGESGYVQAAFARAKQLYAPESTGAVLCGQKQMAEEVTSILVGNGVPNEKILKNF from the exons ATGTCTCTCACAACCAGCACGTTCTCTCTCATCTCACCAAATACGCATCCACACCATAGCTCTCATGCACCTCACCACACCAAATCCTTCCCCATGGCCACCGTCTTCCGCCGCCAATTAAATCACATCCTCCGCGGCCGTCAATCTCTCTCAATCACCGCTGCCGTTCGTCAACAACAACCGGACACAACTCTCTGGACTCCGGCTCGTCTCGCCACCGTCAAACCTGCCGCCGAATCATTATTCCACGTCAGCATCGACGTTTCCGATGCAGCCGACGTGGCGTCGTCGTACACCGTCGCCGGACAGTATCTTCAGGTACGAATTCCGGACGTTGAGAAACCGTCGTTTCTAGCGATCGCTTCGCCGCCGGAGGTTGCGTATAAAAACggtgtttttgagtttttgataaaaAGTATCGCCGGATCTACGGCGGAGCTGTTGTGTGAGTTAGGTAAAGGTGACGTTGTTGAATTGAGTCCTGTTATGGGAAAAGGATTCGATACTGATCAAATTTCTCCGCCTGAGAATTATCAGtctgtttttatttttgccACCGGTTCTGGAATTAG CCCTATTCGTTCTTTAATCGAATCAGGCTTTAGTGCGGACAAGAGATCAGATGTGAGGTTATATTATGGTGCAAGAAGCCTTCAAAGAATGGCTTATCAG GATAGATTTAAAGCCTGGGAATCTGCGGGAGTTACTATTGTGCCTGTGCTGTCCCAGCCTGATGAAAGTTGGGCTGGTGAATCCGGTTATGTACAG GCAGCTTTTGCTAGAGCTAAACAACTATATGCCCCTGAATCAACCGGCGCAGTGCTTTGCGGTCAAAAACAGATGGCTGAG GAAGTTACTTCTATTCTTGTTGGCAATGGAGTACCCAACGagaagatcttgaagaacttcTGA
- the LOC122600724 gene encoding ATP synthase subunit beta, mitochondrial-like, translated as MATRRLAATLLRSSLHRSPSRSPFTRTLPRTRSSPSPTGHFLHRTLKHFSTSAATSPPVQQPPVSKSYDGKITDEFTGAGSIGQVCQVIGAVVDVRFSEGLPPILTALEVLDNSIRLVLEVAQHLGENMVRTIAMDGTEGLVRGQKVLNTGSPITVPVGRATLGRIINVIGEPIDHRGDIKTDHYLPIHREAPAFVEQATEQQILVTGIKVVDLLAPYQRGGKIGLFGGAGVGKTVLIMELINNVAKAHGGFSVFAGVGERTREGNDLYREMMESGVIKLGDKQSESKCALVYGQMNEPPGARARVGLTGLTVAEHFRDAEGQDVLLFIDNIFRFTQANSEVSALLGRIPSAVGYQPTLATDLGGLQERITTTKKGSITSVQAIYVPADDLTDPAPATTFAHLDATTVLSRQISELGIYPAVDPLDSTSRMLSPHILGEDHYNTARGVQKVLQNYKNLQDIIAILGMDELSEDDKLTVARARKIQRFLSQPFHVAEVFTGAPGKYVELKESIGSFQGVLDGKYDDLSEQSFYMVGGIDEVIAKAEKIAKESAAS; from the exons ATGGCAACACGGCGGCTGGCCGCCACTCTCCTCCGCTCCTCCCTCCACCGCTCCCCATCCCGATCGCCTTTCACCCGTACACTTCCCCGTACCCGATCATCTCCATCTCCAACCGGCCACTTTCTCCACCGTACACTCAAACACTTTTCCACATCCGCCGCCACATCACCACCAGTCCAACAACCGCCTGTATCAAAATCTTATGACGGAAAGATAACAGATGAGTTCACCGGTGCCGGATCTATCGGACAGGTCTGCCAGGTCATCGGTGCTGTTGTTGATGTTAGATTTAGTGAAGGATTGCCTCCGATATTGACGGCGTTGGAGGTTTTGGATAATAGTATTAGACTTGTTTTAGAAGTTGCTCAACATTTGGGTGAAAATATGGTGAGGACTATTGCTATGGATGGTACTGAAGGCCTTGTTAGAGGTCAAAAAGTTCTCAATACTGGTTCCCCCATCACT GTACCTGTTGGTAGAGCAACTCTTGGCCGTATCATTAATGTCATTGGAGAGCCTATTGATCATAGAGGCGACATTA AAACCGACCACTATTTGCCAATTCACAGAGAAGCCCCAGCATTTGTTGAGCAAGCGACGGAACAACAGATCCTTGTCACTGGAATCAAG GTTGTTGATCTTCTTGCTCCATATCAAAGGGGAGGAAAAATTGGTTTGTTTGGTGGTGCTGGTGTGGGTAAAACCGTGCTTATCATGGAGCTTATTAACAATGTTGCCAAGGCCCATG GTGGTTTCTCTGTTTTTGCCGGTGTTGGAGAACGTACCCGAGAGGGCAATGATTTATACAGGGAAATGATGGAGAGTGGTGTCATTAAGCTAGGTGATAAGCAG AGTGAGAGCAAGTGTGCTCTTGTCTACGGTCAGATGAATGAACCCCCAGGTGCCCGTGCTCGTGTTGGTCTCACTGGATTGACCGTGGCTGAACATTTCAGAGATGCAGAAGGACAAGATGTGCTTCTGTTTATCGACAACATTTTCCGTTTCACTCAG GCTAATTCTGAGGTGTCTGCTTTGCTTGGTCGTATTCCATCTGCTGTGGGTTACCAACCAACTTTGGCTACAGATCTTGGAGGCCTTCAAGAACGTATCACTACAACTAAGAAGGGTTCTATCACATCTGTCCAAGCTATTTACGTGCCTGCTGACGATTTGACAGATCCTGCTCCTGCCACAACTTTTGCCCATTTGGATGCTACAACTGTGCTATCCAGACAG ATTTCTGAACTCGGTATTTATCCTGCTGTCGATCCTCTTGATTCGACATCTCGTATGCTCTCGCCACACATTCTGGGAGAAGACCATTACAATACAGCTCGTGGTGTACAGAAAGTTCTTCAGAACTATAAGAATCTTCAAGATATTATTGCCATTCTTGGAATGGATGAGCTTAGTGAAGATGATAAGCTGACTGTCGCTCGTGCTCGTAAAATTCAGAGGTTTTTGAGTCAGCCCTTCCATGTTGCTGAAGTTTTCACCGGTGCCCCTGGTAAATATGTGGAACTCAAGGAGAGCATCGGCAGTTTCcag GGAGTGTTGGATGGAAAGTATGATGACCTATCCGAACAATCTTTCTATATGGTTGGAGGAATTGATGAGGTTATTGCCAAGGCCGAGAAGATTGCCAAGGAATCTGCTGCATCTTAG